A genomic segment from Maniola jurtina chromosome 16, ilManJurt1.1, whole genome shotgun sequence encodes:
- the LOC123873182 gene encoding probable N-acetyltransferase san isoform X1 — METLVRFCQNLHCGHETIIPSAKIELGDVTPHNIKQLKKLNTVVFPVSYNDKFYKDVLEAGELAKLAYYNDIVVGAVCCRIDMSENSRRLYIMTLGCLYPYRRLGIGTLMVEHVLKYVEQDGNFDSIFLHVQVNNEGAIDFYKKFGFEIVETKEHYYKRIEPADAHVLQKTIRQAQSAPLVNGTVPHAKTNGHD; from the exons ATGGAAACACTAGTTCGTTTCTGTCAAAACCTGCATTGTGGCCATGAAACCATCATCCCTTC AGCTAAAATAGAACTGGGCGATGTGACACCACATAATATAAAGCAATTAAAGAAGCTGAACACGGTCGTATTCCCTGTGTCATACAACGACAAATTTTACAAAGATGTCTTAGAGGCAGGCGAATTGGCTAAACTTGCTTATTACAATGATATCGTGGTGGGAGCAGTGTGCTGTAGAATAGACATGTCAGAGAACTCCAGGCGGTTGTATATAATGACTCTAGGGTGCCTCTACCCATACAGAAGGTTAGGAATAGGCACTCTCATGGTGGAGCATGTGCTAAAATATGTTGAACAGGATGGTAATTTTGACAGCATTTTCTT GCATGTACAAGTCAATAACGAAGGAGCAATAGATTTTTATAAGAAGTTTGGCTTTGAGATTGTGGAAACGAAAGAACACTACTACAAACGGATAGAGCCGGCCGATGCTCACGTCCTACAAAAGACAATCAGACAAGCACAGTCTGCACCGTTAGTGAATGGGACTGTTCCTCATGCGAAGACCAATGGCCACGATTGA
- the LOC123873182 gene encoding probable N-acetyltransferase san isoform X2, with the protein MTRAKIELGDVTPHNIKQLKKLNTVVFPVSYNDKFYKDVLEAGELAKLAYYNDIVVGAVCCRIDMSENSRRLYIMTLGCLYPYRRLGIGTLMVEHVLKYVEQDGNFDSIFLHVQVNNEGAIDFYKKFGFEIVETKEHYYKRIEPADAHVLQKTIRQAQSAPLVNGTVPHAKTNGHD; encoded by the exons ATGACTAG AGCTAAAATAGAACTGGGCGATGTGACACCACATAATATAAAGCAATTAAAGAAGCTGAACACGGTCGTATTCCCTGTGTCATACAACGACAAATTTTACAAAGATGTCTTAGAGGCAGGCGAATTGGCTAAACTTGCTTATTACAATGATATCGTGGTGGGAGCAGTGTGCTGTAGAATAGACATGTCAGAGAACTCCAGGCGGTTGTATATAATGACTCTAGGGTGCCTCTACCCATACAGAAGGTTAGGAATAGGCACTCTCATGGTGGAGCATGTGCTAAAATATGTTGAACAGGATGGTAATTTTGACAGCATTTTCTT GCATGTACAAGTCAATAACGAAGGAGCAATAGATTTTTATAAGAAGTTTGGCTTTGAGATTGTGGAAACGAAAGAACACTACTACAAACGGATAGAGCCGGCCGATGCTCACGTCCTACAAAAGACAATCAGACAAGCACAGTCTGCACCGTTAGTGAATGGGACTGTTCCTCATGCGAAGACCAATGGCCACGATTGA